Proteins from a genomic interval of Drosophila melanogaster chromosome 2R:
- the EMRE gene encoding essential MCU regulator: protein MIVPRLALPISLALQRVSRRVAEHPHNLRILQRHMSSVYFRSGAIKPKPEEMPFGLLAIFCAVIPGLFVGATISKNVANFLEENDLFVPADDDDDED, encoded by the coding sequence ATGATTGTCCCACGCCTGGCACTTCCCATTAGCCTTGCCCTGCAGCGCGTGTCGCGCCGGGTGGCGGAACACCCCCATAACCTAAGGATCCTGCAGCGCCACATGTCCAGCGTGTACTTTCGCAGTGGAGCCATCAAACCCAAGCCCGAGGAGATGCCATTCGGCCTGCTGGCCATCTTCTGTGCCGTCATACCGGGACTCTTCGTGGGCGCCACCATCAGCAAGAACGTGGCCAACTTTCTGGAGGAGAACGATCTGTTCGTGCCCGcggatgacgacgacgacgaggattAA
- the CG5742 gene encoding uncharacterized protein, isoform C has protein sequence MSKEKEDECDKHKQQATADAKSTSSEDSDEYQSAGEGEDGDGDGDGDSPAERPPDKTSPTVAVAPTAKAASPLPTVKPASEALDFPMHRSVFEDDIKSLQRRLLLSTAQDEVGRKDKHGNTPLHLAVMLGRKHAVRLLLAQNAPVKIKNNEGWSPLSEAISYGDRQTITQVLRMLKLQSREHMESRREKLVNALRQMQDFYMEFKWDFQSWLPLVSRILPSDICRLYKSGASIRLDTTLVDFNDMRWERGDISFLFRGEAPARESLVLLDNEQECFQRLRYEESDMEDEVDVLMSTDILATQMSTKTIQFARAQRGWIFRANRKELIGGQYQCEIYTIQGLILKQRKRREHLSHEDLQKNRAIVETITKGASQQPDTRRSSLGSQHTATPPETNTPTAPNGISLPELPRRSSLQAPPPPTVTWRQYLDAEVGKCPQLGRTPVHKQSNKTLRATVAMSKDFPLSVDMLLDVLEVVAPLKHINKLREFVTLKLPTGFPVKIEIPVLHTVTAKVTFQKFEFRDNIPAKMFEVPSHYWEDVRRFQDLXPGDGEAAPKAKAATGGPTGAATGVHVDLNRNASSPSIAEFD, from the coding sequence ATGTCCAAAGAAAAGGAGGACGAGTGCGACAAGCACAAACAGCAGGCGACGGCGGACGCCAAGTCCACGTCGAGCGAGGATTCCGATGAGTACCAATCGGCCGGTGAGGGCGAGGATGGAGACGGCGATGGTGACGGTGATTCCCCAGCGGAGCGCCCGCCTGACAAAACCAGCCCCACGGTCGCCGTTGCGCCCACAGCAAAGGCAGCATCGCCACTGCCCACTGTGAAGCCAGCATCCGAGGCCCTGGACTTTCCTATGCACCGGAGTGTTTTCGAGGACGACATCAAGTCGCTGCAGCGACGACTTCTATTGAGCACGGCCCAAGACGAAGTGGGTAGAAAGGATAAGCACGGCAATACGCCACTCCATCTGGCCGTAATGCTGGGCAGAAAGCACGCTGTCCGTTTGCTTCTGGCCCAAAACGCCCCCGTAAAGATCAAGAACAATGAGGGCTGGTCCCCGCTGTCCGAGGCCATTAGCTACGGCGACCGCCAGACAATCACCCAGGTGCtgcgaatgctaaagctgcaGTCCCGCGAACACATGGAGAGTCGGCGCGAGAAGCTGGTCAATGCGCTGCGCCAGATGCAGGACTTCTACATGGAATTCAAGTGGGATTTTCAATCATGGCTGCCACTGGTTTCCCGCATCCTGCCCTCGGACATCTGCCGGCTTTACAAGTCGGGCGCCTCCATTCGTTTGGACACCACACTGGTGGACTTCAATGATATGCGTTGGGAGCGAGGGGACATATCGTTCTTGTTTAGAGGTGAGGCGCCGGCAAGGGAATCGCTGGTTCTGTTGGACAATGAGCAGGAATGCTTTCAGCGGCTGCGATACGAGGAATCAGACATGGAGGATGAGGTGGATGTGCTCATGTCGACCGATATACTGGCCACCCAGATGTCCACCAAGACGATTCAGTTCGCACGGGCGCAACGCGGATGGATATTCCGCGCCAATCGCAAGGAGCTCATTGGGGGCCAATACCAGTGCGAAATTTACACCATCCAGGGCTTAATCCTGAAGCAGCGTAAGAGGCGGGAACACCTGTCACACGAGGATCTACAAAAGAACCGCGCCATTGTCGAGACTATTACCAAGGGTGCCAGCCAGCAGCCGGATACGCGTCGCTCCAGTCTAGGCAGCCAGCACACGGCCACGCCGCCGGAGACCAATACACCAACGGCTCCGAATGGCATCTCACTGCCGGAGCTGCCGCGTCGCAGCTCGCTGCAGGCCCCGCCGCCTCCCACAGTCACCTGGCGACAGTATCTCGATGCGGAGGTCGGTAAGTGCCCGCAACTGGGTCGGACACCCGTGCACAAGCAATCCAACAAGACGCTGCGAGCAACGGTAGCCATGAGCAAGGACTTTCCACTTAGCGTGGATATGCTGCTGGACGTTCTGGAAGTCGTGGCACCCCTAAAACACATCAACAAGCTGCGCGAATTCGTCACGCTGAAGCTACCGACGGGCTTTCCCGTGAAGATTGAGATACCCGTACTGCACACGGTGACCGCCAAGGTGACGTTCCAAAAATTCGAGTTCCGCGACAACATCCCCGCCAAGATGTTCGAGGTGCCATCGCACTATTGGGAGGATGTGCGTCGCTTTCAGGACTTATGACCAGGCGACGGAGAAGCCGCGCCAAAGGCCAAAGCAGCAACCGGCGGACCGACTGGAGCAGCGACTGGCGTTCATGTCGACTTGAATCGCAATGCGTCCTCGCCCTCCATTGCGGAGTTCGATTGA
- the CG5742 gene encoding uncharacterized protein, isoform A — MSKEKEDECDKHKQQATADAKSTSSEDSDEYQSAGEGEDGDGDGDGDSPAERPPDKTSPTVAVAPTAKAASPLPTVKPASEALDFPMHRSVFEDDIKSLQRRLLLSTAQDEVGRKDKHGNTPLHLAVMLGRKHAVRLLLAQNAPVKIKNNEGWSPLSEAISYGDRQTITQVLRMLKLQSREHMESRREKLVNALRQMQDFYMEFKWDFQSWLPLVSRILPSDICRLYKSGASIRLDTTLVDFNDMRWERGDISFLFRGEAPARESLVLLDNEQECFQRLRYEESDMEDEVDVLMSTDILATQMSTKTIQFARAQRGWIFRANRKELIGGQYQCEIYTIQGLILKQRKRREHLSHEDLQKNRAIVETITKGASQQPDTRRSSLGSQHTATPPETNTPTAPNGISLPELPRRSSLQAPPPPTVTWRQYLDAEVGKCPQLGRTPVHKQSNKTLRATVAMSKDFPLSVDMLLDVLEVVAPLKHINKLREFVTLKLPTGFPVKIEIPVLHTVTAKVTFQKFEFRDNIPAKMFEVPSHYWEDVRRFQDL, encoded by the coding sequence ATGTCCAAAGAAAAGGAGGACGAGTGCGACAAGCACAAACAGCAGGCGACGGCGGACGCCAAGTCCACGTCGAGCGAGGATTCCGATGAGTACCAATCGGCCGGTGAGGGCGAGGATGGAGACGGCGATGGTGACGGTGATTCCCCAGCGGAGCGCCCGCCTGACAAAACCAGCCCCACGGTCGCCGTTGCGCCCACAGCAAAGGCAGCATCGCCACTGCCCACTGTGAAGCCAGCATCCGAGGCCCTGGACTTTCCTATGCACCGGAGTGTTTTCGAGGACGACATCAAGTCGCTGCAGCGACGACTTCTATTGAGCACGGCCCAAGACGAAGTGGGTAGAAAGGATAAGCACGGCAATACGCCACTCCATCTGGCCGTAATGCTGGGCAGAAAGCACGCTGTCCGTTTGCTTCTGGCCCAAAACGCCCCCGTAAAGATCAAGAACAATGAGGGCTGGTCCCCGCTGTCCGAGGCCATTAGCTACGGCGACCGCCAGACAATCACCCAGGTGCtgcgaatgctaaagctgcaGTCCCGCGAACACATGGAGAGTCGGCGCGAGAAGCTGGTCAATGCGCTGCGCCAGATGCAGGACTTCTACATGGAATTCAAGTGGGATTTTCAATCATGGCTGCCACTGGTTTCCCGCATCCTGCCCTCGGACATCTGCCGGCTTTACAAGTCGGGCGCCTCCATTCGTTTGGACACCACACTGGTGGACTTCAATGATATGCGTTGGGAGCGAGGGGACATATCGTTCTTGTTTAGAGGTGAGGCGCCGGCAAGGGAATCGCTGGTTCTGTTGGACAATGAGCAGGAATGCTTTCAGCGGCTGCGATACGAGGAATCAGACATGGAGGATGAGGTGGATGTGCTCATGTCGACCGATATACTGGCCACCCAGATGTCCACCAAGACGATTCAGTTCGCACGGGCGCAACGCGGATGGATATTCCGCGCCAATCGCAAGGAGCTCATTGGGGGCCAATACCAGTGCGAAATTTACACCATCCAGGGCTTAATCCTGAAGCAGCGTAAGAGGCGGGAACACCTGTCACACGAGGATCTACAAAAGAACCGCGCCATTGTCGAGACTATTACCAAGGGTGCCAGCCAGCAGCCGGATACGCGTCGCTCCAGTCTAGGCAGCCAGCACACGGCCACGCCGCCGGAGACCAATACACCAACGGCTCCGAATGGCATCTCACTGCCGGAGCTGCCGCGTCGCAGCTCGCTGCAGGCCCCGCCGCCTCCCACAGTCACCTGGCGACAGTATCTCGATGCGGAGGTCGGTAAGTGCCCGCAACTGGGTCGGACACCCGTGCACAAGCAATCCAACAAGACGCTGCGAGCAACGGTAGCCATGAGCAAGGACTTTCCACTTAGCGTGGATATGCTGCTGGACGTTCTGGAAGTCGTGGCACCCCTAAAACACATCAACAAGCTGCGCGAATTCGTCACGCTGAAGCTACCGACGGGCTTTCCCGTGAAGATTGAGATACCCGTACTGCACACGGTGACCGCCAAGGTGACGTTCCAAAAATTCGAGTTCCGCGACAACATCCCCGCCAAGATGTTCGAGGTGCCATCGCACTATTGGGAGGATGTGCGTCGCTTTCAGGACTTATGA
- the adp gene encoding adipose, isoform A, which produces MSSDELYRVKYSSSRYQRQHTPLNASSLHWQRQQYGHELDEMLRRRLLASPAYVDRLEQEAVLVGHEGCVNCLEWTTDGMWLASGSDDYRVMIWDPFRKKLVHVIRTKHLGNVFSVKFLPKTNNSIVATCAADKFIYVYDINDPNETLFSCICHFSRAKRLATAQDSPHVFWSAGEDGCILQLDIREPHRCRPEEGIGVRLLNLHDQLENTEAKCLAINPRRTEYLAVGTNDPFARVYDRRKLPSTNGNGLSACVAYYAPGQIVKNISRNIVHEPRGITYLTFNGNGTELLVNIGCEHVYRFDLNHAEPPVFYDLPAFTSTLVHEEEPVKMPHRSRSLPTEIEVYKKEGNDFLENGKLVDAIDAYSAALAKYPQGEVLYLNRATALMRRGWFGDIYAALRDCHEALRLDPSYVKAHFRLARALLELHRPQDADQCLQALIQRFPDFANNHGVLMLNKDIKENRRQSKSPEAPELQPVEVDDGFRYLRLKNAEYDLRSTARDYMQRYVGHCNVTTDIKEANYLGSQGEFIAAGSDDGNMYIWEGDTGKIRAVYRADSAIVNCVQPHPSICMLATSGIDHNIKIWSPCAASAEERPNLVADVTRFVEDNQEKMRLDPFELHTRNAYCFNN; this is translated from the exons ATGTCGAGCGATGAACTGTATCGCGTAAAGTACTCTAGTTCGCGCTATCAGCGCCAGCACACGCCCTTGAACGCCAGCTCCTTGCATTGGCAGCGCCAGCAATACGGTCATGAGCTGGACGAGATGCTCCGGCGACGTCTGCTGGCATCGCCGGCCTACGTGGACAGGCTGGAGCAGGAGGCAGTGCTCGTCGGTCACGAGGGCTGCGTCAACTGTCTGGAGTGGACCACTGATGGTATGTGGCTGGCCTCCGGATCCGACGACTATCGTGTGATGATCTGGGATCCGTTCCGAAAGAAGCTTGTTCATGTCATCAGGACCAAGCATCTGGGCAATGTGTTCTCTGTAAAATTTCTGCCCAAGACCAACAACAGCATTGTGGCTACGTGTGCAGCGGATAAGTTCATCTACGTCTACGACATCAACGACCCGAACGAGACCCTTTTTTCttgcatttgccatttttctcGGGCGAAGCGCTTGGCCACCGCCCAGGACTCGCCGCACGTCTTTTGGTCGGCGGGAGAGGATGGTTGCATCCTGCAGCTAGATATACGTGAGCCACATCGCTGCCGTCCCGAGGAAGGTATTGGTGTCAGGCTCTTGAACCTGCACGATCAGTTGGAGAACACAGAGGCCAAATGTCTGGCTATAAATCCCCGAAGGACGGAATACCTGGCCGTGGGCACCAACGATCCCTTTGCCCGGGTGTACGATCGCCGCAAGCTGCCCTCCACCAACGGCAATG GTCTCTCTGCCTGCGTGGCGTACTATGCACCCGGACAGATCGTGAAAAACATCAGCCGGAACATTGTCCACGAGCCACGGGGAATCACTTATCTTACGTTCAATGGCAATGGCACAGAGCTTTTGGTCAACATAGGCTGCGAGCACGTCTACCGCTTTGATCTGAATCACGCTGAGCCTCCGGTTTTCTACGATCTGCCCGCCTTCACATCAACACTCGTTCACGAGGAGGAGCCGGTGAAGATGCCACACAGAAGTCGCTCGCTGCCAACCGAAATAGAGGTGTATAAGAAGGAGGGCAATGACTTTCTTGAGAACGGCAAACTTGTAGATGCAATTGATGCTTACTCAGCGGCTTTGGCGAAATATCCACAAGGAGAGGTCCTCTATCTGAACAGAGCGACGGCTCTAATGCGACGCGGCTGGTTTGGTGATATATATGCGGCACTTAGGGACTGCCACGAGGCCCTGCGTCTGGATCCCAGTTATGTGAAGGCCCACTTTCGGCTGGCCAGGGCATTGCTTGAGCTGCATCGACCCCAGGATGCGGATCAGTGCTTGCAGGCACTAATTCAGCGTTTCCCCGACTTCGCCAACAATCACGGCGTGCTCATGCTGAACAAGGACATCAAGGAGAATCGACGACAGTCAAAGAGCCCCGAGGCACCCGAGCTACAGCCGGTGGAAGTGGATGATGGCTTCCGCTACCTGCGTCTGAAGAACGCCGAATATGATCTCCGTTCCACGGCACGCGACTATATGCAACGCTATGTGGGCCACTGCAACGTCACGACGGACATAAAGGAGGCCAACTATTTGGGCAGCCAGGGCGAGTTCATAGCCGCTGGTTCGGATGACGGCAACATGTACATTTGGGAGGGAGACACGGGCAAGATACGCGCCGTTTATCGGGCGGACAGTGCCATCGTGAATTGCGTGCAGCCGCATCCGAGCATCTGCATGCTGGCCACCAGTGGCATTGACCATAACATTAAGATCTGGTCGCCGTGCGCCGCCAGCGCCGAGGAGCGACCCAATCTCGTGGCGGATGTGACGCGTTTCGTTGAGGATAACCAGGAGAAGATGCGCCTCGATCCATTCGAACTGCACACGCGCAATGCGTACTGTTTCAATAATTAG
- the lolal gene encoding lola like, isoform H, whose protein sequence is MMSSDQQFFLKWNDFQTNMVTSFRHLRDEKSFTDVTLACEGQTCKAHKMVLSACSPYFKALLEENPSKHPIIILKDVSYIHLQAILEFMYAGEVNVSQEQLPAFLKTADRLKVKGLAETPSSIKREG, encoded by the exons ATGATGTCGTCGGATCAACAGTTCTTTCTAAAATGGAACGATTTTCAAACGAATATGGTGACCTCGTTCCGTCACCTGCGCGACGAGAAGAGCTTCACAGAT GTAACACTCGCCTGCGAGGGCCAAACCTGCAAAGCCCACAAAATGGTGCTTTCCGCTTGCAGTCCCTACTTTAAAGCGCTACTGGAG GAGAACCCATCGAAGCATCCGATCATTATCCTGAAAGATGTCTCCTACATTCACCTACAGGCTATACTGGAGTTCATGTACGCCGGTGAGGTGAACGTGTCCCAGGAACAATTGCCAGCATTTCTTAAGACCGCCGATCGCCTCAAAGTGAAAGGCCTCGCAGAGACACCCAGTTCGATAAAGCGGGAAGGTTGA
- the CG10914 gene encoding uncharacterized protein: MFKTTRLYKIINKNVVITCSRRQNTAAEVGQSFRQRAWLLARERYKDHEHVHYSSVLETKIKPSFSIPETQQHLPDDWMDDYEFYQGAQEGGNKQGTPDPSLPASKVPCNGCGADLHCTNASLPGYIPSEIFRDRTQQELQTITCKRCHFLNHYNIALDVVVAPSTYVDTISRIQDKFALAIVLVDLLDFPCSIWPGMQNILGAKRPVFLVGNKVDLLPRDSNIYLQHIKDSLQREFIKHGGGNGLNIKNVSLISAKTGYGIEELITQLHKTWAYKGDVYLVGCTNVGKSSLFNILLNSDYCRPEASDLVRKATTCPWPGTTLKLLRFPILRPSNDRVYQRFKRLVSERSEKAEMEKERRAVARETGSAAAAQPVAPVGRTFDRRENLHDAFAMAGGSRPITTLNDRGKEYKEARWVYDTPGVMQPDQISPLLTAEELVKLQPATMIRPRAFRLRPQMSILLGGLARLDLLEITSPRKHFDWLKVFVFASEHLPIMIADTQEAESVYKRYVGSPFLGVPFASENLEARLRRWPGLQCKDGDIVLASEGRNEETRLNCDITLSSAGWMGILLPGHSECRLRAWTPKAAGIYRREPALIPLADRLVGKHIRYSLAYNTAKPFVYKK, translated from the coding sequence atgtttaaaaccACAcgtttatataaaattataaataaaaatgtggttATCACATGTTCGAGGCGGCAGAATACCGCCGCTGAAGTGGGACAGAGCTTTCGGCAGAGGGCGTGGCTGCTCGCCAGAGAGCGGTACAAGGATCATGAGCACGTTCATTACAGCTCTGTTCTGGAGACCAAAATAAAACCCTCTTTCTCGATTCCTGAGACACAACAGCATTTGCCCGACGACTGGATGGACGACTACGAGTTCTATCAGGGCGCCCAGGAGGGAGGGAATAAGCAGGGCACACCGGATCCTTCGTTACCCGCCTCAAAGGTTCCATGCAACGGCTGCGGCGCAGACCTTCATTGCACGAATGCCTCCCTGCCAGGCTATATACCAAGTGAAATATTCAGGGATAGGACGCAGCAGGAACTGCAAACGATCACCTGCAAGCGTTGTCACTTTCTGAACCACTACAACATCGCATTGGATGTGGTGGTGGCCCCATCGACCTATGTGGACACCATATCCCGCATTCAAGACAAATTTGCACTGGCTATTGTTCTGGTGGACCTTCTCGATTTTCCCTGCTCCATTTGGCCGGGCATGCAAAACATATTGGGCGCAAAGCGACCCGTCTTCCTGGTGGGCAACAAGGTCGATCTGCTGCCGCGCGACTCCAACATCTATCTTCAGCATATTAAGGATTCTCTGCAGCGCGAGTTCATCAAGCATGGCGGTGGAAATGGTCTAAATATCAAGAATGTCAGTTTGATATCCGCCAAAACGGGCTATGGCATCGAGGAGCTAATAACGCAGCTGCACAAAACGTGGGCCTACAAAGGCGATGTCTATCTGGTGGGCTGCACCAATGTGGGCAAGAGCTCGCTGTTCAACATTCTGCTTAACTCGGACTACTGCCGGCCGGAGGCCAGTGACCTGGTGCGCAAGGCCACCACCTGTCCGTGGCCGGGCACCACACTCAAACTGCTGCGGTTTCCAATCTTGCGTCCATCGAACGATCGAGTCTATCAGCGCTTTAAGAGATTGGTTTCGGAGCGCAGCGAGAAGgcggaaatggaaaaggagCGTCGCGCAGTGGCAAGGGAAACGGGTTCAGCGGCAGCTGCTCAACCAGTGGCTCCGGTTGGACGCACCTTCGATCGACGCGAAAATCTCCATGATGCCTTTGCCATGGCCGGTGGCTCGCGACCGATTACAACGCTAAACGATCGGGGCAAGGAGTACAAGGAAGCGCGTTGGGTCTACGACACACCGGGTGTGATGCAACCCGACCAAATATCTCCCCTGCTCACCGCCGAGGAGCTGGTAAAGCTGCAGCCCGCCACCATGATCCGACCGCGCGCCTTTCGGCTGCGGCCCCAGATGAGCATACTACTGGGCGGTTTGGCCAGATTGGATCTGCTGGAAATAACAAGCCCAAGGAAACACTTTGACTGGCTGAAGGTGTTTGTATTTGCCTCAGAGCATCTTCCCATCATGATAGCAGATACACAGGAGGCGGAAAGCGTGTACAAAAGATACGTGGGTTCGCCCTTTCTGGGTGTTCCCTTCGCTAGCGAGAACTTGGAGGCCCGCCTGCGACGCTGGCCGGGATTGCAATGCAAGGATGGGGATATTGTGCTGGCAAGTGAAGGAAGGAACGAGGAAACGAGGCTTAACTGTGATATTACGCTCAGCTCTGCGGGCTGGATGGGAATCCTGCTGCCGGGCCACTCGGAGTGTCGTCTACGGGCCTGGACACCAAAGGCGGCAGGGATTTACAGACGTGAACCGGCTTTAATACCTTTAGCCGATCGATTGGTTGGCAAGCACATAAGGTATTCCCTGGCCTACAACACCGCCAAGCCctttgtttacaaaaaataa